CCAGTTTTCTGGTGCGAAGCGCCTCGCGTCTCAGGGATTAACGCTGGCCAAATGCCGCTTCAGATGGGAACCTTTACGGCTGTGGAGGCGTCCACTGCCCTGATACGCAATCGGTCATGACCGTTCGTCAGGGTTGGTTTCACCGGCACTACGAGCCTGACGAGGCTTCGCTTATGGCGTGTTCCGCTCCGTTTCCGGACAACGCGCTGCTTATCGCGATCACACTGCCTGCCGCCTGGAATGGTGGCCGCCACGGGAGTGTGTTCGCCGACAACAAAAGGAGTCCGCCTGTGGCTAAAAGCTATGGCAAGGGGCTGATGGGATGTGCCTTCGTGCTCGTCATCCTGGCCCTGCTGATCCACTGGATCGGCATCGATACGATCGCGCACTACCGCGCCGATTTGTGGTTCTACCTGCAAGCGCACCTGATGCTGGTGTTGCTGTCGATGGTGGCGGCGTTAGCCGTGGGCATACCCGCCGGGATTGCCTTGAGTCGACCGCACCGGGTCGACCGCGCCGAACGCTTCATGCAGTTTTTCAACATTGGCAACACCATTCCCCCTCTGGCCGTTCTGGCCATTGCCCTGAGTTTCCTGGGCATTGGCGCCGGTCCCGCGATCTTCGCGCTGTTCCTCGCTTCCCTCCTGCCAATCGTGCGTAACACTTACGAAGGCCTGAAAAACGTACCCGCCTCGCTCAAGGAAGCCGCCACCGGCATCGGCATGACCCCGGGCCAGACCCTCTGGCGTGTCGAGTTGCCCAACGCCGTGCCGATCATCGTCGGCGGTGTGCGGGTGGCCCTGGCGATCAACGTCGGTACCGCACCGCTGTCGTTCCTGATCGGCGCCAACAGCCTGGGCAGCCTGATTTTCCCCGGCATTGCCCTGAACAATCAGCCGCAACTGCTGCTTGGCGCTGCCTGCACCGCCCTGCTCGCCCTGCTGCTCGACGCCCTGGTGGCGCAGTCCAGCCGCCGTTGGCTTGAACGCGGCCTGGCCCACTAAGCGAAGGAACTGTCATGAAAAGAATCGCCTTGTTGTTGGGCGCGGCCCTGCTGTTCGCAGGATTTGCCCAGGCCGCGAACAAACCTGTGATCCGCCTCGGTGCGCGGGTCTTCACCGAGCAAACGGTACTGGCTGAAATCACCGCCCAGTACCTCAACCAGCATGGTTTTGACGTGCGCATCACCGGCGGCCTGGGCAGCAACCTGGCCCGCAGCGCCCACGAAACCGGGCAGCTGGACATGGTCTGGGAATACACCGGTGTTTCGCTGGTATCCTACAACCATATCGACGAACGCATGCCCAGCGCAGCGGCCACCTACGCCAGGGTCAAGGAGCTGGATGCGCAAAAAGACCTGATCTGGCTGACACCGTCGAAGTTCAGCAACACCTACGCCCTGGCGCTGCCGCGCAAGGTTGCCGACCAGTACCCGCAGGTCAACAGCATCAGTGAGCTGAACCAGGTGCTGCGCGACGAGAAGGACCGCACCCACGTGGTGGCCCTGGACACCGAGTTCGCCAACCGCCCCGACGGCCTGGTGGGCCTGACCGAAACCTACGACCTGCAACTGACCCGCCGCGACATCCGCCAGATGGACGCCGGCCTGGTCTACACCGCGCTGCGCAACGGCCAGGTGTTCAGTGGCCTGGTGTACACCACCGACGGGCGCCTGAGCGCCTTCGACCTCAAGCTGCTGGAAGACGACAAGCACTACTTCCCCGACTACACCGCAGCCCCGGTAGTGCGCAAGGCCGTGCTCGACGCCAACCCGCAACTGGCCAGCCTGCTCAAACCGCTGGCCGAGCAGCTCGACGACGAGACCATGCGCCAGCTCAACGCCAAGGTCGATGTCGAACACCAGAGCCCGGGCAAAGTCGCCGCCGAGTACCTGCGCCAGCATCCACCTGCACAGGAGCAGCCATAACATGCTCGATACCTTTACCCACCTCGACTGGGCCCAGGTACTGCACCTGACCTGGCAGCACATCACCCTGGTCGGCATCGCCGTCAGCCTGGCGATTGTCTTCGGCGTACCGCTGGGCATCCTCATGACCCGCTTCCCGGCCCTCGCCGGCCCCCTGCAGGCCAGCGCCACGGTGCTGCTGACCATCCCCTCGATCGCCCTGTTCGGCCTGTTGCTGCCGTTCTACTCCAAGTTCGGCCAGGGCCTGGGGCCGCTGCCGGCGATCACCGCGGTGTTCCTCTATTCGCTGTTGCCGATCCTGCGCAACACCTACCTGGCCCTGACCAATGTCGAACCGGGTATTCGTGAAGCCGCCCGCGGCATCGGCATGACCTTCGGCCAGCGCCTGCGCATGGTCGAGCTGCCCATCGCCGTACCGGTAATCCTTGCCGGGGTGCGCACCGCCGTGGTCATGAACATCGGCGTCATGACCATCGCCGCGACCATCGGCGCTGGTGGCCTGGGCGTGCTCATCCTCACCTCCATCAGCCGCAGCGACATGTCGATGCTGCTGGTCGGCGCCGTGCTGGTGAGCCTCCTGGCCATCTTCGCCGACCTGCTGCTGCAAGCCCTGCAACGCTCCCTGACTCCAAAAGGACTGCGCCCATGATCGAACTTCAGAACCTCAGCAAGACCTTCCACGCCAACGGCAAAGACGTCAAAGCCGTCGACTCGGTCAGCCTGACCGTCAACGAAGGCGAGATCTGCGTGTTCCTCGGCCCCTCCGGTTGCGGCAAGAGCACCACGCTGAAAATGATCAACCGCTTGATTGCGCCGACCTCGGGCAAGGTGCTGATCAACGGCGAAGACACCACCGGCCTTGATGAAGTGACCCTGCGCCGGCGCATCGGCTACGTTATCCAGCAAATCGGTCTGTTCCCCAACATGACCATCGAGGAGAACATCACCGTGGTCCCGCGCCTGCTCGGCTGGGACAAGCAAAAATGCCACGAGCGCGCCCGCGAGTTGATGAGCATGATCAAGCTCGAGCCCAAGCAATACCTGCAACGCTACCCGCGTGAGTTGTCCGGTGGCCAGCAACAGCGTATCGGCGTGATCCGCGCCCTGGCCGCCGAAGCGCCCTTGCTGCTGATGGACGAGCCGTTCGGTGCGGTCGACCCGATCAACCGCGAGATGATCCAGAACGAGTTCTTCGAGATGCAGCGGGCGCTGAACAAGACCGTGATCATGGTCAGCCACGACATCGACGAGGCGATCAAGCTGGGTGACAAAATTGCGATTTTCCGTGCCGGCAAGCTGATCCAGATCGACCACCCGGACACCCTGCTGGCGCACCCTGCCGACGACTTCGTCAGCAACTTCGTTGGCCAGGACAGCACCCTCAAGCGCCTGTTGCTGGTGCGTGCCGAAGACGCCGCCGACAACGCGCCGTCGGTCAGCCCGGAAACGCCAGTGGCCGACGCCCTGGAGCTGATGGACGAACATGACCGCCGCTACGTGGTGGTCACCGATGGGCAGAACAAGGCCATGGGTTACGTGCGTCGTCGCGACCTGCATCGCCAGCAAGGCAGCTGCGTTGATTTTCTGCGCACCTTCAACGCCACCGCCTCGCACGATGAGCACCTGCGCATCCTGCTGTCGCGGATGTACGAGTTCAATCGCTCATGGTTGCCGGTGCTGGACGCCGAGCAGGTGTTCCTCGGCGAAGTGACCCAGGAATCGATCGCCGCTTACCTGAGCTCGGGGCGGTCGCGGGGGGGCAAGACCAGCATTGTGTCGCCGGCTGAAGCGGTCGCGTAACGCTGAAAAGCATCGCGGCGACCCGACTTGCCCCGGGATCAGGCCTCAGAAACCTACACTGGCCTGCACATAGAAGGTGCGCGGCTCGCCCAGGTAGATCCCCGAGTTGTTGTCGCTGGAGCGGGTGTAGTACTGCTTGTCGAAGATGTTCTTCACCCCGGCCGCGAGCTTGAGGTTCGACAGCTCCTTGCCGAAGTCATAACCACCGCGCGCCGCCCAGGTCACGTAACCAGGAATGTCGCCGTACTGGCCATCGGCACTCGGTTCGGTGATGTAATTGCCGTTGAAGCTGCCGTCGGCATTCATGCCGGTGCCCGGTGCGCGTTGTTTCGATTGAGCGTAGGCATCGAGGTTCCAGGTCCAGCGATTGATCTCATAGCGCAGCCCGGCATTGACGATTTGCCGCGAATAAAACGGCAAGTCACGGCCCTTGAAGCCGGGGATCTCGCCTTCATAGGTGGCCCGGGTGTAGGTGAACCCGGCATTGGCACTCAGGCCCTGCAGACGCGGGTCGAGCCCCGACAGGTCGTAGTGCATGGAGGCTTCGATACCCTGGTGCTTGGTGGCGCCAAGGTTGGTCCAGCCGATGTCGTTGCTGATGTACTGCAACTCGTCATCGAAGTCGATGTAGAACGCGGTCAGCTCACCACCCCAGGTACCGTTGTTGTAGCGGGTGCCGACTTCATAGGTCTTGGCTTTCTCGGCCTGCAGGCCGTTGGCGGTCTGGTCGCCACTGCCACCCTGGCCGAGCTGGAAGTACTGCAGGCTGCCGAACGAGGTCTCGTAGTTGGCGAACAGCTTCCATTCATCCGACAGGTGATACATCACGCTCAGCGCCGGTAGCGGCTCGTTGCTGGTCACGCTGCGGTTCTTTTCCTGCACCGGCACGCCGTTGGTACCACGCACCGGGCGCTCATGCCAGTCGGTGTTGATGTGCTCGAAACGGATCCCCGGGGTGATGGTCCAGTTGCCGACATCGATCTTGTCATCGATGTAGTAGGCGCTGGCTTCGGTGCCACCGGTGCGGTCCTGGAAGACATGGCCGTCGGAGCCTGGGGTCACGGTCGGGACATTGTTGATCAGCGCCAGGCGGGTCGACTGCTCGTGCA
This portion of the Pseudomonas sp. SORT22 genome encodes:
- a CDS encoding glycine betaine ABC transporter substrate-binding protein; translated protein: MKRIALLLGAALLFAGFAQAANKPVIRLGARVFTEQTVLAEITAQYLNQHGFDVRITGGLGSNLARSAHETGQLDMVWEYTGVSLVSYNHIDERMPSAAATYARVKELDAQKDLIWLTPSKFSNTYALALPRKVADQYPQVNSISELNQVLRDEKDRTHVVALDTEFANRPDGLVGLTETYDLQLTRRDIRQMDAGLVYTALRNGQVFSGLVYTTDGRLSAFDLKLLEDDKHYFPDYTAAPVVRKAVLDANPQLASLLKPLAEQLDDETMRQLNAKVDVEHQSPGKVAAEYLRQHPPAQEQP
- a CDS encoding ABC transporter permease, with amino-acid sequence MLDTFTHLDWAQVLHLTWQHITLVGIAVSLAIVFGVPLGILMTRFPALAGPLQASATVLLTIPSIALFGLLLPFYSKFGQGLGPLPAITAVFLYSLLPILRNTYLALTNVEPGIREAARGIGMTFGQRLRMVELPIAVPVILAGVRTAVVMNIGVMTIAATIGAGGLGVLILTSISRSDMSMLLVGAVLVSLLAIFADLLLQALQRSLTPKGLRP
- a CDS encoding ABC transporter permease, which translates into the protein MGCAFVLVILALLIHWIGIDTIAHYRADLWFYLQAHLMLVLLSMVAALAVGIPAGIALSRPHRVDRAERFMQFFNIGNTIPPLAVLAIALSFLGIGAGPAIFALFLASLLPIVRNTYEGLKNVPASLKEAATGIGMTPGQTLWRVELPNAVPIIVGGVRVALAINVGTAPLSFLIGANSLGSLIFPGIALNNQPQLLLGAACTALLALLLDALVAQSSRRWLERGLAH
- a CDS encoding ABC transporter ATP-binding protein, encoding MIELQNLSKTFHANGKDVKAVDSVSLTVNEGEICVFLGPSGCGKSTTLKMINRLIAPTSGKVLINGEDTTGLDEVTLRRRIGYVIQQIGLFPNMTIEENITVVPRLLGWDKQKCHERARELMSMIKLEPKQYLQRYPRELSGGQQQRIGVIRALAAEAPLLLMDEPFGAVDPINREMIQNEFFEMQRALNKTVIMVSHDIDEAIKLGDKIAIFRAGKLIQIDHPDTLLAHPADDFVSNFVGQDSTLKRLLLVRAEDAADNAPSVSPETPVADALELMDEHDRRYVVVTDGQNKAMGYVRRRDLHRQQGSCVDFLRTFNATASHDEHLRILLSRMYEFNRSWLPVLDAEQVFLGEVTQESIAAYLSSGRSRGGKTSIVSPAEAVA